One stretch of Burkholderia oklahomensis C6786 DNA includes these proteins:
- a CDS encoding DUF2249 domain-containing protein, with the protein MSQPHLHLSSTAIYPFDARGVAKRFRHAAIFGALDALQSGETMRFVNDHDPLPLLNQIRLHYGERVGVEYRQREPGTIVIDFVVQ; encoded by the coding sequence ATGTCGCAGCCGCATCTCCATCTTTCTTCGACCGCGATTTATCCGTTCGACGCGCGCGGCGTCGCGAAGCGATTCCGTCATGCGGCGATCTTCGGCGCGCTCGACGCGCTTCAGTCCGGCGAAACCATGCGCTTCGTCAACGATCACGATCCGCTTCCGCTCCTCAACCAGATTCGCCTGCATTATGGCGAGCGGGTCGGCGTCGAGTACCGGCAGCGCGAGCCCGGGACGATCGTGATCGATTTCGTCGTCCAATGA
- a CDS encoding universal stress protein yields MESPMSTDISNHAPLSLPTRILVAIDASKASLRAVAYLKLVAPAGATVRFVSVVDTPRAYTLPHTFAPSEFAAAHVELVNDASNALGDATNAFGRADVATETAIVDLAKKGGDVVDALLDETRDWRADLLVVGSHQYQGLLRWVDRSVSEPLLAKTDCAILVVPPGIETAEHAPKRIMLATDGSPIAAHALRYGAQFATSDTHLRAIYVIDRAVRLTDFVPIHVLEDAFVEESEKALAVARQLLDEAPGQTSTAVVSTDRTSDDVAHTIVREADRWPADLLVMGTHGRRGVSRWLLGSVALRVARLTQIPLLLVRAPAA; encoded by the coding sequence ATGGAGTCGCCGATGTCCACCGATATCTCGAACCACGCCCCGCTGTCGCTGCCCACGCGCATTCTCGTCGCGATCGATGCGTCGAAGGCATCGCTGCGCGCGGTCGCCTATCTAAAGCTCGTGGCGCCCGCCGGCGCGACCGTGCGCTTCGTCAGCGTCGTCGACACGCCGCGCGCGTACACGCTGCCGCACACGTTCGCGCCGTCCGAATTCGCGGCGGCGCACGTCGAGCTCGTCAACGACGCGTCGAATGCGCTCGGCGACGCAACGAATGCGTTCGGCCGCGCCGACGTCGCCACCGAAACGGCGATCGTCGATCTCGCGAAGAAAGGCGGCGACGTCGTCGACGCCCTCCTCGACGAAACGCGTGACTGGCGAGCCGATCTCCTCGTCGTAGGCTCGCACCAGTATCAAGGGCTGCTGCGCTGGGTCGACCGCAGCGTGTCCGAACCGCTGCTCGCCAAGACGGATTGCGCGATCCTCGTCGTGCCGCCCGGCATCGAGACCGCCGAGCATGCGCCGAAGCGCATCATGCTCGCAACCGACGGCAGCCCGATCGCCGCACACGCATTGCGGTACGGCGCGCAATTCGCGACGTCCGACACGCATTTGCGTGCGATCTACGTGATCGACCGCGCGGTGCGGCTCACCGATTTCGTGCCGATTCACGTGCTCGAAGACGCGTTCGTCGAGGAAAGCGAGAAGGCGCTGGCGGTGGCGCGCCAGTTGCTCGACGAAGCGCCGGGCCAGACGAGCACCGCGGTCGTCAGCACCGACCGGACGAGCGACGACGTCGCGCACACGATCGTCCGCGAAGCCGACCGCTGGCCCGCCGACCTGCTCGTGATGGGCACGCACGGCCGGCGCGGCGTGTCGCGCTGGCTGCTCGGCAGCGTCGCGTTGCGCGTCGCGCGGCTCACGCAGATTCCGCTGCTGCTCGTGCGCGCGCCGGCTGCCTGA